A single genomic interval of Pyrus communis chromosome 5, drPyrComm1.1, whole genome shotgun sequence harbors:
- the LOC137733399 gene encoding uncharacterized protein, which translates to MEHDQDEEALFHPYPCPYYVQSPSAISHSNSADIRNTILESEFHSPTRPNPANRTLHDEASCFTLSRYSSSRGSSHSFQHQKKISFDARSNGTGTDNCKNRLVITVKGGGCGNGGDDHGDNEDDEEEYCYGLENRSGWWKRNCSYRNSDSFAWIFLQISWRAVLSLCIALLVFYVATKPPPPKVSIQMAGIGQFGLGEGVDSSGVTTKFLTSNCSINLMIENKSKLFGLHIRPPTMEMCFGRLPFALSHGPKLYAESGSSRFKLYVGTRNKPMYGAGRSMDDMLKSGKGLPLVLRVRVRSSFRVVWNLIKPKFHHQAECFLVVERAYDKKHRTQSYNSTCIIN; encoded by the exons ATGGAGCATGATCAGGACGAAGAAGCTCTATTTCATCCATACCCTTGTCCATACTACGTGCAAAGCCCATCCGCCATTTCCCATTCCAACAGTGCCGATATTCGAAACACCATCCTGGAATCCGAATTCCACTCCCCAACACGACCCAATCCAGCAAACCGGACCCTCCACGACGAGGCCTCTTGCTTCACTCTATCACGCTACTCGTCCTCTCGTGGATCCAGTCACTCATTCCAGCACCAAAAAAAGATCTCCTTTGATGCACGTAGTAACGGCACAGGGACCGATAATTGCAAAAACCGTTTGGTTATTACCGTCAAAGGTGGTGGTTGTGGCAATGGCGGTGATGATCACGGTGACAATGAAGATGATGAGGAGGAGTATTGTTATGGGCTGGAGAACAGATCGGGGTGGTGGAAGAGGAATTGTTCATATCGAAATTCTGATTCGTTTGCATGGATATTTTTGCAAATAAGTTGGAGGGCAGTGTTGAGTTTGTGTATTGCACTGCTTGTGTTTTACGTTGCTACAAAGCCCCCACCACCCAAAGTGTCTATTCAG ATGGCAGGAATTGGTCAATTTGGGCTTGGGGAAGGAGTGGATAGCTCGGGTGTCACAACTAAGTTCCTTACCAGCAATTGTTCCATAAATCTCATGATAGAGAACAAGTCTAAGCTCTTCGGCCTCCACATTCGTCCTCCAACAATGGAAATGTGCTTCGGACGGCTACCTTTTGCACTATCACAT gGACCAAAGCTATATGCTGAGAGTGGATCATCAAGGTTCAAGTTATATGTTGGAACAAGGAATAAGCCTATGTATGGTGCCGGAAGAAGCATGGACGACATGCTCAAGTCAGGGAAGGGTTTGCCGTTGGTGCTTCGTGTGAGAGTGCGCTCAAGTTTTCGGGTCGTTTGGAATCTCATAAAACCTAAATTTCATCACCAAGCAGAGTGTTTTTTGGTCGTTGAAAGGGCATATGACAAAAAGCATCGTACTCAGTCGTACAATAGCACCTGCATaattaattga
- the LOC137735533 gene encoding protein DETOXIFICATION 43-like: protein MAEEQHLHEPVSKWKMPVGVFFKDARRVFKWDTLGKEILQIAFPAALAVAADPVASLIDTAFIGHIGPVELAAAGVSIALFNQASRITIFPLVSITTSFVAEEDTIAKMNTESAKGEKREKNSDTLDDMEKGAAKPEGDDAPQNGKHLGKFSTQNSRVEKASTDDIERVEAEKGAAEAESERSDEGLAKDIESKKVILENVKLENAEKDAAKNSVQLENGSKTTMEKRPSDLMNISVKTKIRKKKRHIASASTALIFGAILGLFQAIFLMLTAKVLLGVMGVKPGSPMLAPAQKYLRIRSIGAPAVLLTLAMQGIFRGFKDTKTPLYVIVAGYAVNIALDPLLIFVCGMGIRGAAMAHVISQYLMALVLFIILTTKVDLLPPSLKDLQFGRFLKNGTLLLARVVAVTFCVTLAASLAARLGPTPMAAFQTCLQVWLTSSLLADGLAVAGQAILACAFAEKDYKKATATATRVLQMSFILGVGLAFVVGIGLYFGAGVFSRDVNVLHLIKIGLPFVAATQPINSLSFVFDGVNFGASDFAYAAYSLVLVAIASIVSLFLLSKSHGFVGIWIALTIYMALRTFAGVWRMGTGTGPWRFLKGRSPQ, encoded by the exons ATGGCTGAGGAGCAACATTTGCATGAGCCAGTGAGCAAGTGGAAGATGCCTGTTGGTGTTTTCTTCAAAGATGCAAG GCGTGTTTTCAAATGGGATACACTCGGGAAGGAGATACTACAGATTGCATTCCCTGCTGCTCTCGCTGTAGCTGCTGATCCAGTTGCTTCTTTGATTGACACAGCATTCATTGGTCATATAG GTCCAGTGGAGCTTGCGGCAGCAGGAGTATCTATTGCCCTGTTCAACCAGGCTTCAAGGATTACTATATTCCCATTAGTCAGTATAACAACTTCCTTTGTTGCCGAGGAAGATACTATTGCAAAAATGAACACGGAATCTGCAAAAGGTGAGAAGCGGGAAAAGAATTCAGACACACTTGATGACATGGAAAAAGGGGCTGCCAAACCAGAAGGAGATGATGCACCTCAAAATGGTAAGCATCTAGGAAAATTTTCAACTCAAAACAGTAGGGTGGAAAAGGCCTCAACTGATGATATTGAGCGTGTGGAAGCGGAAAAAGGTGCCGCTGAAGCGGAAAGTGAGAGATCCGACGAGGGATTAGCCAAAGATATTGAATCAAAAAAAGTCATATTGGAAAATGTTAAGCTTGAGAATGCAGAGAAAGATGCTGCTAAAAACAGTGTTCAACTAGAAAATG GTTCCAAAACCACTATGGAAAAGCGTCCTTCGGATCTTATGAACATCAGTGTGAAGACGAAAATCAGGAAAAAGAAGCGACATATTGCTTCAGCGTCAACAGCCCTCATCTTTGGGGCAATATTAGGCCTTTTTCAAGCTATATTTCTCATGCTTACAGCCAAAGTTCTCCTTGGTGTGATGGGTGTGAAACCG GGTTCCCCTATGTTAGCCCCGGCACAGAAATACTTGAGAATAAGGTCGATTGGTGCACCAGCAGTTCTTCTCACATTGGCCATGCAAGGGATCTTCCGTGGCTTTAAGGATACAAAAACTCCTTTATATGTCATTG TTGCTGGATACGCAGTTAACATTGCCCTGGATCCATTACTCATCTTTGTCTGCGGTATGGGAATCAGAGGTGCAGCTATGGCACATGTTATTTCTCA GTACTTGATGGCGCTGGTACTCTTCATAATCTTAACAACAAAAGTTGATCTCTTACCTCCAAGTCTTAAAGATTTGCAGTTTGGTCGGTTTCTGAAGAATG GAACTCTATTGTTGGCTAGGGTGGTTGCTGTTACATTCTGTGTGACCTTGGCCGCATCCCTGGCAGCGCGGTTGGGTCCAACTCCGATGGCTGCATTTCAGACTTGCTTGCAGGTCTGGTTGACATCATCTCTTCTTGCTGATGGTTTGGCTGTTGCAGGACAG GCTATTCTAGCATGTGCTTTTGCTGAGAAAGACTACAAAAAGGCCACAGCTACCGCAACCCGGGTTTTGCAG ATGAGCTTTATTCTTGGTGTGGGTCTTGCTTTTGTTGTTGGAATTGGTCTGTATTTTGGAGCTGGAGTATTTTCTAGAGATGTTAACGTTTTGCACCTTATAAAGATTGGCCTCCCG TTTGTTGCAGCTACGCAACCGATCAATTCGCTGTCTTTTGTGTTTGATGGTGTGAACTTTGGAGCATCTGATTTTGCATATGCTGCATACTCATTG GTTCTGGTTGCCATAGCAAGCATTGtatccttgttcctcctctcaAAATCCCATGGTTTTGTTGGAATCTGGATTGCTTTAACCATTTATATGGCGTTACGTACATTTGCTGGTGTATGGAG GATGGGGACTGGAACTGGACCTTGGCGTTTTCTCAAGGGTCGTTCACCACAGTAG